A single genomic interval of Caldanaerovirga acetigignens harbors:
- a CDS encoding CapA family protein: MKKNIKAILLAMPAVLLVAGVCRVYFGLNIPYVTKMVEVESPSLKEPDNTAVEESKRVTLVAVGDVMMHIGQIWSGYDEEKKVFDYSGFFEKVRDVIDGADIAMANLETTMAGPEEVFTGYPRFNSPDEIADALKYAGFDIIFTSNNHSMDRGEKGVIRTIKVLKDRGLVPVGTNETKEDRNNLTIKEVNGIRLAFLAYTYGTNGIPLPKEKAFLVNLIDEDVILKDIKAARESADAIVLYLHFGQEYSKEPTKNQRILAQKLILAGADLIVASHPHVVQPGEWIEIENPSGKLTKKYIAFSLGNFISAQNFPHTDEGVILKVTLEKGNNGDSISIVDLEEIPTWVSKYKEKGRMKYVVELGKKP; this comes from the coding sequence ATGAAAAAAAATATAAAAGCTATATTGTTGGCGATGCCCGCGGTTTTGTTGGTTGCGGGGGTCTGTAGGGTGTATTTTGGGCTGAATATTCCTTATGTGACAAAGATGGTGGAAGTCGAAAGTCCAAGTTTGAAAGAGCCTGACAACACGGCGGTAGAGGAAAGTAAAAGAGTCACGCTGGTTGCCGTCGGCGATGTGATGATGCACATAGGTCAGATTTGGTCGGGATATGACGAAGAAAAAAAGGTATTTGACTATTCCGGATTTTTTGAGAAAGTAAGGGACGTAATAGACGGGGCAGACATAGCCATGGCTAACTTGGAAACAACTATGGCTGGACCGGAAGAAGTTTTTACAGGCTATCCCCGGTTCAATAGCCCGGATGAAATAGCAGATGCCCTGAAATACGCAGGTTTTGACATTATATTCACGTCCAACAACCATTCAATGGATAGAGGAGAGAAGGGTGTTATAAGAACCATCAAAGTGCTGAAAGATAGAGGACTTGTCCCGGTAGGTACGAACGAAACAAAAGAAGACCGGAATAATTTGACTATCAAGGAAGTTAATGGCATAAGGTTGGCTTTTTTGGCATATACTTACGGCACCAACGGGATACCGCTTCCAAAGGAAAAAGCTTTTCTGGTCAACCTTATAGATGAAGACGTCATATTAAAAGATATAAAGGCGGCTAGGGAAAGTGCTGATGCAATTGTGTTGTACTTGCATTTTGGTCAAGAATACTCTAAGGAACCGACGAAAAACCAGAGAATTTTGGCCCAGAAATTAATTTTAGCCGGGGCTGATCTTATTGTAGCAAGTCATCCTCACGTAGTACAGCCTGGTGAGTGGATAGAAATAGAAAACCCCTCAGGAAAATTAACTAAAAAATATATAGCCTTTTCTCTCGGCAATTTTATTTCAGCCCAAAACTTCCCTCACACAGACGAAGGGGTCATACTTAAGGTTACTCTCGAAAAAGGCAATAATGGCGATTCGATTTCTATAGTTGACCTTGAAGAAATACCTACGTGGGTTTCCAAGTACAAAGAAAAGGGGAGGATGAAGTACGTCGTAGAATTAGGTAAAAAACCTTAG